The following coding sequences are from one Melanotaenia boesemani isolate fMelBoe1 chromosome 19, fMelBoe1.pri, whole genome shotgun sequence window:
- the ptgdsa gene encoding prostaglandin D2 synthase a, with protein MKTIAVSVATVMMCVMMIHADVKPQRDFSLQKFAGKWYRVGFAYDSPGFALYRDKVKISMGIITPLPNGSANLTMWELTPFGCMTYMYQYNKTSVPGQFTYFSTRHNMVKDITVVDTNYTDYAVVLKHKVFNREYTQVALYGRSQRVRNDVLQKFKAFALSQGFPKETILTPPPAENCPPSGSGR; from the exons ATGAAGACCATTgcagtttctgttgccacggtgatGATGTGTGTAATGATGATACATGCAGATGTCAAGCCGCAGAGAGATTTCAGCCTCCAGAAG TTTGCAGGGAAATGGTACCGTGTGGGCTTTGCCTATGACTCCCCAGGTTTTGCCCTGTACAGAGACAAAGTAAAGATCTCCATGGGTATCATCACACCACTGCCCAACGGTAGCGCCAACCTCACCATGTGGGAGCTCAC ACCTTTCGGCTGTATGACTTACATGTACCAGTATAACAAGACCAGTGTGCCTGGACAGTTTACTTACTTCAGCACCC GCCACAACATGGTGAAGGACATCACAGTGGTAGATACAAACTACACTGACTATGCTGTGGTTCTGAAGCACAAAGTTTTTAACAGAGAGTACACACAAGTGGCCCTTTATG GCCGCTCTCAGAGAGTCCGAAACGATGTCCTGCAGAAGTTTAAAGCCTTTGCTTTGTCCCAAGGTTTCCCCAAAGAGACAATTCTGACTCCACCTCCAGCAG AGAACTGCCCCCCATCAGGATCTGGACGTTAG